Proteins encoded in a region of the Halorussus sp. MSC15.2 genome:
- a CDS encoding LLM class flavin-dependent oxidoreductase — translation MVHLGTFHNATTSLPLERTDEGHLVPDASVEEIHEAAKQAMRDQIRHGVLADDLGYDSLFLSEHHGQTMGQEVSTNPLQTLTAIAARTDSLRLGQASCILPWYEPVRFAEQAALLDVVSDGRAEIGIGRGYQPREAELMGQYWGGGVQNQPQNYESFEEKYEIVRKAWTEDVFSHDGEYHSVPPKGTKWHHEQEKAYYESDACEYDLDDVIDWTDSDLYASDGANEVVSGGSTLDAVSVYPQPEQSPHPQLWQPAFSPRSMKFAAERGINGFYIGLPNDALEDAIGAYYQFAEQAGWPDHRPEYDGEPFAFGWDERRNRGVALTRYVFNTDAADAETLDRWKRGLENQWNYYAPLGLLGAVSGLDYEEATAALREHGADLFVEKGVAIVGDADHIRDEVSSIVEECGLDGLNFQPAFEVNGVGGEAVDDQLRAFGEDVAPYLREQFPGPTEETTTGSAAAADGGSVETASASTASTESSPERSAASADSASDRPNAPADADASLDADDLVAGVVARAERAMDAIADYDQSATDELVRAVGWAAYRDDNVEPVARAAVEDTAIGNVSDKVYKVKRQVEGTLADLRDAPSVGVVERDPERGVSEIAKPVGVVGAFTPSTNPVATVPQLAMLALKGRNAVVFSPSPQTRRACAELVEYVREELAAVGAPADLVQVIPGEIDKAKAHALMERADLLQVTGSQNNVEAGQSSGTPNYSVGAGNVVSVVDGTADIAQVAEFVAVSKPLDDGATCVNVNSLVVESSVADELRTALEVAGGYYCDDAERDRVEETLFRDGHLDRRAIASDAGTLAEMAGIDRAADADFLVVDGEGVGERYPLSGEKLAPVLTVYEAPDFSAALDLTQSIVEYEGIGHSCTIHTSEDDRAERMGKAIDVGRVLVNQPSLCLAGAGNNDLDFTLSLGGGTWAGNQFDDNLGYEYFLNYTTVAEDDGGRLPDREDLFGDYPVIEERPPEL, via the coding sequence GTGGTTCATCTCGGCACCTTCCACAACGCGACGACCAGTCTTCCGCTCGAACGGACCGACGAGGGGCACCTCGTCCCCGACGCCTCGGTCGAAGAGATACACGAGGCCGCCAAGCAGGCCATGCGCGACCAGATTCGCCACGGCGTGCTGGCCGACGACCTCGGCTACGACTCGCTGTTCCTCTCGGAGCATCACGGCCAGACGATGGGCCAAGAGGTCAGCACCAACCCGCTCCAGACCCTGACCGCAATCGCGGCCCGGACCGACTCGCTGCGTCTCGGGCAGGCGTCGTGCATCCTACCGTGGTACGAACCGGTCCGGTTCGCCGAACAGGCCGCCCTCCTCGACGTGGTCAGCGACGGGCGCGCCGAAATCGGCATCGGGCGGGGGTACCAGCCCCGGGAAGCCGAACTCATGGGGCAGTACTGGGGCGGCGGCGTCCAGAACCAGCCACAGAACTACGAGTCGTTCGAGGAGAAGTACGAAATCGTCCGGAAGGCGTGGACCGAGGACGTGTTCTCCCACGACGGCGAGTACCACAGCGTCCCGCCGAAGGGGACCAAGTGGCATCACGAACAGGAGAAGGCCTACTACGAGAGCGACGCCTGCGAGTACGACCTCGACGACGTCATCGACTGGACCGACTCGGACCTCTACGCCAGCGACGGGGCGAACGAGGTCGTCTCGGGCGGTTCGACGCTCGACGCGGTGTCGGTCTACCCGCAACCCGAACAGTCACCGCACCCACAACTCTGGCAACCCGCGTTCTCGCCGCGCTCGATGAAGTTCGCGGCCGAGCGCGGTATCAACGGCTTCTACATCGGCCTGCCGAACGACGCGCTCGAAGACGCCATCGGTGCCTACTACCAGTTCGCCGAGCAGGCGGGGTGGCCCGACCACCGCCCGGAGTACGACGGCGAACCCTTCGCCTTCGGGTGGGACGAGCGACGGAACCGCGGCGTCGCGCTCACCCGCTACGTGTTCAACACCGACGCCGCCGACGCGGAGACGCTCGACCGCTGGAAGCGCGGACTGGAGAACCAGTGGAACTACTACGCGCCGCTGGGCCTGCTCGGGGCGGTCTCCGGACTCGACTACGAGGAAGCGACGGCGGCGCTGCGCGAACACGGGGCGGACCTGTTCGTGGAGAAGGGCGTCGCCATCGTCGGTGACGCCGACCACATCAGGGACGAGGTGTCGAGCATCGTCGAGGAGTGCGGACTCGACGGCCTGAACTTCCAACCGGCGTTCGAGGTCAACGGCGTCGGCGGCGAGGCGGTGGACGACCAGTTGCGCGCGTTCGGCGAGGACGTCGCGCCGTACCTCCGCGAGCAGTTCCCCGGACCGACCGAGGAGACGACGACCGGGAGCGCCGCGGCCGCCGACGGCGGGAGCGTCGAGACGGCGAGCGCGTCCACTGCGTCCACCGAGAGCAGTCCGGAGCGGTCGGCCGCGTCTGCCGATTCGGCGTCCGACCGACCCAACGCTCCGGCCGACGCGGACGCGTCGCTCGACGCCGACGACCTCGTGGCCGGGGTCGTCGCCCGGGCCGAGCGAGCGATGGACGCCATCGCCGACTACGACCAGTCCGCGACCGACGAACTGGTCCGGGCGGTCGGGTGGGCGGCGTATCGGGACGACAACGTCGAACCGGTCGCGCGCGCCGCCGTGGAGGACACCGCTATCGGCAACGTCTCCGACAAAGTCTACAAGGTGAAACGACAGGTCGAGGGGACGCTGGCCGACCTCCGGGACGCCCCGTCGGTCGGCGTCGTGGAGCGCGACCCCGAACGCGGCGTCAGCGAAATCGCCAAGCCGGTCGGCGTCGTCGGCGCGTTCACGCCTTCGACCAACCCCGTGGCGACGGTGCCGCAACTGGCGATGCTCGCGCTGAAGGGACGAAACGCCGTCGTCTTCTCGCCGTCGCCTCAGACGCGGCGCGCCTGCGCCGAGTTGGTCGAGTACGTCCGCGAGGAGTTGGCGGCGGTCGGCGCGCCCGCCGACCTCGTGCAGGTTATTCCCGGTGAGATAGACAAGGCGAAGGCCCACGCGCTGATGGAACGGGCCGACCTGTTGCAGGTCACCGGTTCGCAGAACAACGTCGAGGCCGGGCAGTCGTCGGGGACGCCCAACTACAGCGTCGGCGCGGGCAACGTCGTCAGCGTGGTGGACGGGACCGCCGATATTGCGCAGGTCGCGGAGTTCGTCGCGGTCAGCAAGCCGCTGGACGACGGCGCGACCTGCGTCAACGTCAACTCGCTCGTCGTGGAGTCGTCGGTCGCCGACGAACTCCGGACGGCGCTCGAAGTCGCGGGCGGGTACTACTGCGACGACGCCGAACGCGACCGAGTCGAGGAGACGCTCTTCCGCGACGGCCACCTCGACCGGCGGGCCATCGCTTCGGACGCCGGGACCTTGGCCGAGATGGCGGGCATCGACCGCGCCGCGGACGCCGACTTCCTAGTGGTGGACGGCGAGGGCGTCGGCGAACGCTATCCGCTCTCGGGCGAGAAGCTCGCGCCCGTCCTGACGGTGTACGAAGCGCCGGACTTCTCCGCGGCGCTCGACCTGACCCAGTCCATCGTGGAGTACGAGGGTATCGGTCACTCGTGTACGATTCACACCTCGGAGGACGACCGCGCCGAGCGCATGGGGAAGGCCATCGACGTGGGTCGGGTACTGGTCAACCAGCCGTCGCTGTGTCTCGCAGGCGCGGGCAACAACGACCTCGACTTCACGCTCTCGCTGGGCGGCGGCACGTGGGCGGGCAATCAGTTCGACGACAACCTCGGCTACGAGTACTTCCTGAACTACACGACCGTCGCCGAGGACGACGGTGGCCGCCTCCCGGACCGCGAGGACCTGTTCGGCGACTACCCCGTCATCGAGGAGCGACCGCCCGAACTGTAG
- a CDS encoding biotin/lipoate A/B protein ligase family protein, with the protein MALSDREWRLIREESRRGPTNMALDEIAAQTAAEEGIRTVRVYQWDPSTLSLGYRQDSDTVAWDYCDREGITVTRRPTGGGGIYHDRYADISYSIVAPADELPGDLMETYELLCEPVFDAFERLGIDARFTDEKLPEIHQPACYLRELHPAHDVVAGGGRKISGNAQYRRKDAVVQHGSLKFDLDADRHLSTFSAPDTAPEEFRERVTSIAEQSGADRDEAVGAVEDALQSWADADEGSWTDDELERARDRAEAKFESEAWVRDREDPTE; encoded by the coding sequence ATGGCGCTGTCCGACCGCGAGTGGCGGCTGATTCGAGAGGAGTCAAGACGCGGCCCGACGAACATGGCTCTCGACGAAATCGCCGCGCAGACCGCGGCCGAGGAAGGGATTCGAACCGTTCGGGTCTACCAGTGGGACCCCAGCACGCTCTCGCTGGGCTACCGGCAGGACTCCGATACCGTGGCGTGGGACTACTGCGACCGCGAGGGCATCACCGTCACCCGCAGACCCACGGGCGGCGGCGGCATCTACCACGACCGGTACGCCGACATCTCCTACTCCATCGTCGCGCCCGCCGACGAACTGCCGGGCGACCTGATGGAGACGTACGAACTGCTCTGCGAACCCGTCTTCGACGCCTTCGAGCGACTCGGCATCGACGCGCGGTTCACCGACGAGAAACTCCCCGAGATTCACCAACCGGCCTGTTACCTGCGAGAACTCCACCCTGCCCACGACGTGGTCGCGGGCGGCGGGCGAAAAATCTCGGGCAACGCCCAGTACCGCCGGAAAGACGCGGTCGTCCAGCATGGGTCGCTCAAGTTCGACCTCGACGCCGACCGTCACCTCTCGACCTTCTCGGCACCCGACACCGCGCCCGAGGAGTTTCGCGAGCGCGTGACCAGCATCGCCGAACAGTCCGGCGCGGACCGGGACGAGGCGGTCGGTGCGGTCGAGGACGCCCTCCAATCGTGGGCCGACGCCGACGAGGGGAGTTGGACCGACGACGAACTGGAGCGTGCCCGGGACCGCGCCGAGGCGAAGTTCGAGAGCGAGGCGTGGGTTCGAGACCGCGAGGACCCGACCGAGTGA
- a CDS encoding MEDS domain-containing protein has product MSKHIGRSDRKPSTASDAGFEALQSTAGFRGPVEPLDGHEHADHLALVYEDRAEQLATVVPFVADGLARDERCMYIVDDSSREEIIDALRSDGVDVEDALDAGQLSFHSVEEMYLSDGEFDVERARDSLGTVAEAAQDEYEGFRVTAEETWLVGDDAAQRKFMACEAHVNELLDGEAGMALCQYDRTELPPTVIEDVINTHPYLVYDETACPNDFYTPPEEYFAPDNLARENERKLETLLDRTEGQASLGTRERYERELYDITSDPDLGFEEKLDALFDLGCERFNLDIGGLAKVDPETDFFEVEAVSDDHDFLVPGANADLSETYCEVTTDFNSRDAIADPVAVTDPVGEGFEGKRCYEQFGVRTYLGTYLTLDGTDDRTFWFVSTEPRESEFSEAERTFHRLMGQWVEYELERQHRERELRRAKDQFEAVFENSNDAIFVNDPFGDEIVDANPAGLEMLGYEREELLARGPSDCHPDEMGRFRAFVDGVFANGHGWTDELSCLTKDGRAIPAEISASTIELDDRELMLAIVRDITERKEHEQYQRELYDIIADPRVSFGDKVENLLELGSERFDFDIGYFTRTNDDDTFEIVEAIGDHDLIQSGVTDSLCDTYCEKLLASSGAVSVTDAAEEGWTDDAAYERFGLDAYFATTVEVGGDEYGTLCFASEMPRDRAYTDAERTFLDLMGQCVSYELNRNHREVQLEEKNARLENFASMLAHELRNPVNIGQIYGQQLPADGNAEAVGYITEAFDRIEDIIDVMLMLTRGRDAVGEHSAVDLGTVARDVWDDIDTRGATSEVAIDSTIEADETYVQHLFRNLFENAVEHGSTGNRPQDDNAAEHGSTSPRSQAHEDAVEHGSTGNRPRDDDVHQTESDAAHQNAQRSEDAVEHGGADVTVTVGELPTGFYVADDGSGIPDDDKNAVFEEGYTSAASNGGMGLGLAFVQKLAEIYEWDCAVTESDEGGARFEFRNVT; this is encoded by the coding sequence GTGAGCAAGCACATCGGGAGGTCCGACCGCAAGCCGTCGACAGCCTCCGACGCGGGATTCGAAGCCCTCCAGTCCACCGCCGGGTTCCGCGGCCCCGTCGAACCGCTCGACGGACACGAACACGCCGACCACCTCGCACTCGTCTACGAAGACCGCGCCGAGCAGTTAGCGACCGTGGTGCCGTTCGTCGCAGACGGTCTCGCGCGGGACGAGCGGTGCATGTACATCGTCGACGATAGCTCGCGGGAGGAGATAATCGACGCCCTACGGTCCGACGGTGTCGACGTCGAGGACGCGCTCGACGCAGGACAGCTCTCGTTCCACTCCGTCGAGGAGATGTACCTCAGTGACGGCGAGTTCGACGTCGAGCGCGCTCGTGACAGTCTCGGAACCGTCGCGGAGGCGGCACAGGACGAGTACGAGGGGTTCCGCGTCACCGCCGAGGAGACGTGGCTCGTCGGCGACGACGCCGCCCAGCGGAAGTTCATGGCCTGCGAGGCCCACGTGAACGAACTCCTCGACGGGGAGGCGGGGATGGCGCTGTGCCAGTACGACCGAACCGAACTCCCGCCGACGGTCATCGAGGACGTCATCAACACGCACCCGTACCTCGTCTACGACGAGACCGCCTGTCCGAACGACTTCTACACCCCTCCCGAGGAGTACTTCGCCCCCGACAATCTGGCCCGCGAGAACGAACGGAAACTAGAGACGCTCCTCGACCGAACCGAGGGGCAGGCCTCGCTCGGGACCCGCGAGCGGTACGAGCGCGAACTGTACGATATCACGTCCGACCCGGACCTCGGCTTCGAGGAGAAACTCGACGCGCTGTTCGACCTCGGGTGCGAGCGGTTCAATCTCGACATCGGCGGACTGGCCAAGGTCGACCCGGAGACCGACTTCTTCGAAGTCGAGGCGGTCAGCGACGACCACGACTTCCTCGTCCCCGGAGCGAACGCCGACCTCTCGGAGACCTACTGCGAGGTCACCACCGACTTCAATTCGAGAGATGCAATCGCCGACCCGGTCGCGGTCACCGACCCCGTCGGCGAGGGGTTCGAAGGTAAACGCTGCTACGAACAGTTCGGCGTCCGGACGTACCTCGGCACGTACCTCACGCTCGACGGGACCGACGACCGGACGTTTTGGTTCGTCTCGACCGAACCGCGTGAGAGCGAGTTCTCGGAGGCGGAGCGCACGTTCCACCGCCTGATGGGCCAGTGGGTAGAGTACGAACTCGAACGCCAGCACCGCGAGCGAGAGCTTCGGCGGGCGAAAGACCAGTTCGAGGCGGTGTTCGAGAACAGCAACGACGCCATCTTCGTCAACGACCCCTTCGGCGACGAAATCGTCGACGCGAACCCCGCCGGACTGGAGATGCTCGGCTACGAGCGCGAGGAGTTGCTGGCGCGCGGCCCGTCCGACTGCCACCCCGACGAGATGGGCCGATTCCGGGCGTTCGTCGACGGCGTGTTCGCGAACGGCCACGGCTGGACGGACGAACTGTCGTGTCTGACTAAGGACGGCCGGGCGATTCCGGCGGAGATATCGGCGTCGACTATCGAACTCGACGACCGGGAGCTGATGCTCGCTATCGTCCGCGACATCACCGAGCGCAAAGAGCACGAACAGTACCAGCGTGAACTGTACGATATCATCGCAGACCCACGGGTGTCGTTCGGAGACAAGGTCGAGAACCTGCTCGAACTGGGGAGCGAGCGTTTCGACTTCGACATCGGGTACTTCACCCGAACGAACGACGACGACACGTTCGAAATCGTGGAAGCGATTGGCGACCACGACCTGATACAGTCGGGTGTCACTGACTCGCTGTGTGACACCTACTGCGAGAAGTTGCTCGCTTCGTCCGGGGCGGTTTCGGTGACGGACGCCGCCGAGGAGGGGTGGACGGACGACGCCGCGTACGAACGGTTCGGACTGGACGCGTACTTCGCGACGACCGTGGAGGTCGGCGGCGACGAGTACGGGACGCTGTGCTTCGCGTCCGAGATGCCGCGAGACCGGGCGTACACGGACGCCGAGCGGACGTTCCTCGATTTGATGGGCCAGTGCGTGAGCTACGAACTCAACCGGAACCACCGCGAGGTGCAACTCGAAGAGAAGAACGCGCGGTTGGAGAACTTCGCCAGCATGCTCGCCCACGAACTTCGGAACCCGGTCAACATCGGCCAGATATACGGCCAGCAGCTCCCGGCTGACGGGAACGCCGAGGCCGTCGGCTACATCACCGAGGCGTTCGACCGCATCGAGGACATCATCGACGTGATGCTGATGCTGACCCGGGGTCGCGACGCGGTCGGTGAACACAGCGCTGTCGACCTCGGGACCGTCGCGCGCGATGTCTGGGACGACATAGACACTCGCGGAGCGACCTCGGAGGTAGCCATCGACTCCACGATAGAGGCCGACGAGACGTACGTACAACACCTGTTCCGGAATCTCTTCGAGAACGCCGTGGAGCATGGCTCCACTGGCAATCGTCCGCAGGACGATAACGCCGCCGAACACGGTTCGACGAGTCCTCGCTCGCAGGCTCACGAAGACGCCGTGGAGCACGGCTCCACGGGCAATCGTCCTCGGGACGATGACGTTCATCAGACGGAGTCTGATGCAGCCCATCAGAACGCGCAGCGTTCTGAGGACGCCGTCGAGCACGGAGGCGCGGACGTCACCGTTACCGTCGGCGAACTCCCGACAGGATTCTACGTCGCGGACGACGGTTCCGGTATCCCCGACGACGACAAGAACGCCGTGTTCGAGGAGGGGTACACGTCGGCGGCCAGCAACGGCGGGATGGGATTGGGACTGGCGTTCGTCCAGAAACTCGCCGAGATTTACGAGTGGGACTGCGCCGTCACCGAGAGCGACGAGGGCGGTGCGCGGTTCGAGTTCCGGAACGTCACGTAA
- a CDS encoding YbhB/YbcL family Raf kinase inhibitor-like protein: MADLSFRTSAFTHGESIPEKYTCEGEDVSPELTVGGAPDDAAALAVVVDDPDAPAGTFTHWLLWNLPPDTVEIEEGVEPREELPDLGGARQGENDFGDVGYRGPCPPEGDGPHEYRFTLYALDEELDAEGGALRPEVQDELDAKTIDSDQFTGTFSRE, from the coding sequence ATGGCGGACCTCTCGTTTCGAACCTCGGCGTTCACCCACGGCGAATCGATTCCCGAGAAGTACACCTGCGAGGGCGAGGACGTTTCCCCGGAGTTGACAGTCGGCGGCGCGCCCGACGACGCGGCGGCGCTCGCGGTCGTCGTGGACGACCCCGACGCGCCCGCCGGGACATTCACCCACTGGTTGCTCTGGAACCTGCCTCCTGACACGGTCGAAATCGAAGAGGGCGTCGAACCGCGCGAGGAACTGCCGGACCTCGGCGGCGCGCGGCAGGGGGAGAACGACTTCGGCGACGTCGGCTACCGCGGTCCCTGTCCGCCGGAGGGCGACGGTCCCCACGAGTATCGGTTCACACTGTACGCGCTGGACGAGGAGTTGGACGCGGAGGGTGGCGCGCTCCGCCCCGAAGTACAAGACGAACTCGACGCGAAGACCATCGACTCCGACCAGTTCACCGGGACGTTCTCGCGGGAGTGA